The following are encoded in a window of Roseivirga misakiensis genomic DNA:
- a CDS encoding M42 family metallopeptidase gives MNKQSEAFLTKYLNNASPTGFESSGQQIWLDYIKPYTDSHFTDKYGTAVGVINPDAPYKVVIEAHADEIAWFVNYIGDDGYIYVIRNGGSDHQIAPSKKVNIHTDKGVVKGVFGWPAIHVRDRANEKSPSLKNIFIDVGAESKDEVLKMGIHVGSVITFEDEVFKLNDKYWCGRALDNRIGGYMIAEVARKLKENKVELPFGLYIVNAVQEEIGLRGAEMIAARIKPDVAVITDVCHDTYSPMYDKKVSGDQKAGKGPVLTYGPAVHNNLLNMIIGVAEANKIDFQRAAASRSTGTDTDAFAYSNEGVPSALISLPLKYMHTTVETAHESDIANVIDLMYEFLIQLPNKHDFSYLK, from the coding sequence ATGAACAAACAGAGTGAAGCTTTCTTAACCAAATATTTAAATAATGCATCTCCAACCGGGTTTGAAAGCTCAGGTCAGCAGATTTGGTTGGATTATATAAAACCCTACACAGATTCACATTTCACTGATAAGTACGGAACCGCCGTTGGAGTCATCAATCCAGATGCACCCTATAAAGTTGTGATAGAGGCGCATGCCGATGAAATCGCTTGGTTTGTAAACTATATTGGTGACGACGGTTACATTTATGTAATCAGAAATGGAGGTAGCGATCATCAAATAGCCCCTTCCAAAAAGGTGAATATCCATACAGATAAAGGTGTGGTAAAAGGCGTTTTTGGTTGGCCAGCAATTCACGTCAGAGATAGAGCAAATGAGAAATCACCGTCCCTCAAAAATATCTTTATTGATGTAGGTGCCGAGTCTAAAGATGAGGTATTAAAAATGGGTATTCATGTTGGGTCTGTCATCACCTTCGAAGACGAAGTCTTTAAGCTCAACGATAAATATTGGTGTGGTCGAGCGCTAGACAATCGGATCGGAGGATATATGATTGCCGAAGTAGCCCGTAAATTGAAAGAAAATAAGGTCGAGTTACCATTCGGACTATACATCGTAAATGCCGTACAAGAAGAGATCGGTTTACGAGGTGCAGAAATGATTGCTGCGCGAATTAAACCTGATGTTGCGGTCATTACTGACGTTTGCCACGATACATATTCACCAATGTATGATAAAAAGGTAAGTGGAGATCAGAAAGCAGGTAAAGGTCCAGTTTTGACTTACGGACCGGCAGTTCATAACAACCTGCTAAATATGATTATTGGTGTGGCCGAGGCTAACAAAATTGATTTTCAACGAGCTGCGGCCTCTCGATCTACTGGAACTGATACCGATGCATTTGCTTACTCAAATGAAGGCGTGCCTTCCGCTTTGATTTCGCTTCCGCTAAAATATATGCATACTACAGTAGAAACCGCGCATGAGTCGGATATAGCGAATGTAATTGACCTCATGTATGAGTTTTTGATCCAATTGCCCAATAAACACGACTTTAGTTATCTCAAGTAA
- a CDS encoding Ldh family oxidoreductase yields MALYSHDELHTFSQSVFKKIGCSAKDAKIAADTLLSADLRGVDSHGVARLSGYVRLWEKGRINPNPAIKIVHETPSTAVVDGDAGLGLVVAPFAMQIAIEKANIAGTGWVAVKNSNHYGIAGYHAMQALDHDMIGISMTNASPLVSPTFSKERLLGTNPIAVAIPANEEPPYVGDFATTTAANGKLEILQRKGEEAPEGWIQNKEGEVTTNAFGVKEGGALRPLGGDRSNGSHKGYILGSMVDIFSAVLSGANYGPWAPPFVSFMDPVSDPVGEGLGHFMGAMRVDAFRPADEFKDNMDQWIQRFKNSAPIDPEQKVLIPGDPEREMEAIRMKDGIPLLEAVRNDLSALGEKFDIPFQ; encoded by the coding sequence ATGGCATTATATTCTCACGACGAGCTTCACACATTTTCTCAATCTGTATTTAAAAAGATAGGCTGCTCGGCAAAGGATGCCAAAATAGCCGCCGATACATTACTTTCTGCTGATTTAAGGGGTGTAGATTCTCACGGTGTGGCTAGACTCAGCGGCTATGTCAGGCTATGGGAAAAAGGAAGGATTAACCCTAATCCAGCTATTAAAATTGTACATGAAACTCCTAGTACGGCCGTTGTGGATGGAGACGCAGGTTTGGGATTAGTGGTGGCGCCGTTTGCCATGCAGATCGCTATTGAAAAAGCCAACATTGCAGGGACTGGTTGGGTTGCCGTAAAAAATTCTAATCATTATGGTATAGCGGGCTATCATGCCATGCAGGCCTTAGATCATGACATGATTGGAATCTCTATGACTAATGCGAGTCCATTGGTTTCTCCGACCTTTTCTAAAGAACGCCTTTTGGGTACTAACCCTATTGCCGTTGCCATTCCAGCTAATGAGGAACCTCCATATGTAGGTGACTTTGCCACTACAACTGCGGCTAACGGAAAACTTGAAATTTTACAGCGTAAAGGGGAAGAAGCTCCTGAAGGTTGGATACAAAATAAAGAAGGCGAGGTTACAACTAACGCTTTTGGTGTGAAGGAGGGCGGTGCCCTGAGACCTCTCGGTGGCGATCGATCTAACGGAAGCCATAAGGGTTATATTCTTGGTTCCATGGTAGATATTTTTTCTGCGGTTTTATCAGGTGCTAACTATGGCCCATGGGCACCACCATTCGTTAGCTTTATGGATCCTGTAAGTGATCCTGTTGGTGAAGGGTTAGGCCATTTTATGGGTGCTATGCGCGTAGACGCTTTTAGACCTGCTGATGAATTTAAAGACAATATGGATCAATGGATTCAACGTTTTAAAAACTCGGCACCAATAGATCCAGAACAAAAAGTACTTATCCCTGGCGATCCTGAGCGTGAAATGGAAGCCATTCGAATGAAGGACGGAATACCGCTACTCGAAGCTGTAAGAAATGACCTTTCAGCATTGGGAGAAAAGTTCGATATACCCTTTCAATAG
- a CDS encoding ABC transporter ATP-binding protein translates to MAKKKKLNNITVGQVFKTIIWPKRGLLLIGLILILLRSAASLVLPGATRFLIDDVVVNKDMQKLWLVITVTIAAIITQAGTSFALTRLLSVQAQKLIAQLRVKVQKKILSLPINYFDSTKSGALVSRIMTDVEGVRNLVGTGLVQLLGGLLTSIGVLYILIDMNAKLTAFVIAPVVIFGLVAMKAFAYLRPIFRKRGQLNAEVTGRLTETLNGVRVIKGFGAELQEIATFEKGVDELYQNVKKTLTATAIVTSSATFLLAGVASTGILGIGGYYIIQGSMTPGELVAFIAYLAVMIAPIVQMSNIGSQITEAFAGLDRTEEIMMTATEDEDPKRTVELDEIQANMVFDDVTFSYDEGVDVLKNIKFDAPSGSVTALVGTSGSGKSTIAGLAATFLTPKSGKITVDDIDLSTVKLKSYRRNLGVVLQDDFLFEGTIKENILFPRPDASDEELDVAVKAAYVNEFTDRFEDGLDTLIGERGVKLSGGQRQRIAIARAVLADPKVLILDEATSNLDTESETFIQKSLAGLMKGRTTFVIAHRLSTIRQADQILVIEDGEIAERGTHDELIASEGRYYQLYTYQARI, encoded by the coding sequence ATGGCCAAAAAGAAAAAGCTAAACAACATTACCGTAGGGCAGGTATTCAAGACCATAATATGGCCTAAAAGAGGCTTACTCCTCATAGGACTTATTCTAATTCTATTAAGAAGCGCGGCGAGTCTTGTGCTTCCTGGTGCGACTAGATTCTTGATTGACGATGTAGTGGTGAACAAAGACATGCAGAAGCTATGGCTTGTGATAACTGTTACTATTGCAGCCATTATCACCCAAGCAGGAACCTCATTTGCACTGACTAGATTACTCAGTGTTCAGGCACAAAAACTGATCGCTCAACTTAGAGTTAAGGTTCAAAAGAAAATACTTTCTCTACCCATTAATTATTTCGATAGCACAAAATCTGGTGCTTTGGTGTCTAGAATAATGACCGATGTGGAGGGTGTAAGAAATCTGGTCGGTACTGGCTTAGTTCAGCTTCTCGGAGGTTTATTAACCTCCATAGGTGTGCTATACATTCTCATTGATATGAATGCAAAACTAACCGCATTCGTTATTGCTCCGGTTGTAATATTCGGGCTTGTCGCCATGAAAGCCTTTGCATATTTAAGACCAATTTTCCGAAAGCGCGGCCAACTCAATGCAGAGGTTACAGGTCGTTTAACAGAAACATTGAATGGTGTAAGGGTGATCAAAGGATTCGGTGCCGAATTACAAGAGATAGCTACTTTCGAAAAAGGGGTAGACGAATTGTACCAAAACGTTAAGAAAACTTTGACAGCCACTGCCATCGTTACGAGCTCCGCTACATTTCTTTTGGCTGGGGTGGCTAGTACTGGCATACTTGGTATTGGAGGATATTACATTATCCAAGGTTCCATGACCCCGGGAGAATTAGTGGCCTTTATTGCTTATTTAGCCGTCATGATCGCTCCTATCGTTCAAATGTCCAATATCGGTAGTCAAATTACAGAAGCCTTTGCAGGTTTAGATCGTACTGAGGAAATCATGATGACTGCTACCGAAGATGAGGACCCTAAACGCACGGTGGAACTCGATGAAATTCAAGCGAATATGGTCTTTGACGATGTGACTTTTTCATACGATGAAGGCGTGGATGTGCTAAAAAACATAAAGTTCGACGCACCATCGGGCAGTGTGACGGCATTGGTTGGAACTTCTGGATCAGGGAAATCGACGATCGCTGGTTTAGCTGCGACTTTCCTGACCCCAAAATCAGGGAAGATTACTGTCGATGATATTGACCTTTCTACGGTCAAACTAAAAAGCTATCGCCGAAACTTAGGTGTGGTACTCCAAGATGACTTCCTTTTTGAGGGTACAATCAAAGAAAATATCCTTTTCCCCAGACCAGATGCTTCAGATGAAGAATTAGACGTTGCTGTAAAAGCGGCTTATGTAAATGAGTTCACTGATCGGTTCGAAGACGGCTTGGATACTTTGATTGGAGAACGAGGCGTGAAGCTATCTGGTGGCCAAAGACAGCGTATTGCCATCGCTAGGGCGGTATTGGCCGACCCAAAAGTTTTAATACTCGACGAGGCCACTTCTAACCTAGATACCGAAAGCGAGACATTTATTCAAAAGAGTTTAGCCGGGTTAATGAAAGGTAGAACCACTTTCGTGATCGCTCATAGATTAAGTACCATTCGACAGGCAGATCAAATTCTAGTGATAGAAGACGGAGAAATCGCAGAACGTGGTACTCACGATGAATTGATTGCCAGCGAAGGGCGGTACTATCAATTATATACTTATCAGGCTAGAATTTAA
- a CDS encoding FtsB family cell division protein, which yields MNPFTKIPKIFKNYYFLFGMFFLVWMFLIDSNDVVSQVRMTQKLNGLKAQQEFYINKKVQVLQDKEELSTNKKLLEKFAREKYLMKKPSEDLYVVVSED from the coding sequence ATGAATCCTTTCACAAAGATTCCAAAAATTTTCAAAAACTACTATTTCCTCTTCGGGATGTTCTTCCTGGTTTGGATGTTTCTGATAGACTCAAACGATGTAGTTTCCCAAGTTCGTATGACTCAGAAACTTAATGGTCTGAAAGCTCAGCAAGAATTTTATATCAATAAGAAAGTTCAAGTACTTCAAGATAAAGAAGAGCTAAGTACCAATAAGAAGCTATTAGAGAAGTTTGCCCGTGAGAAGTATCTCATGAAGAAACCTTCCGAAGATTTATACGTGGTAGTCTCAGAAGACTAA
- a CDS encoding GDSL-type esterase/lipase family protein: protein MRLALTLSLIFVTINLWAQDPKRFAEEVSQFAGTEDNYPSKNRILFTGSSSIRLWVDFKSYFPNHNVINTGFGGSETSDLIVYKDQLISNFKPKQVFIYEGDNDINSGEDPLFVLAELSALVIDLIKKEKIENIVLISAKPSIARWELRESYKKFNTGLSRLAELSDNISYVDVWSPMLKEDGSLKKDIFIEDGLHMNKKGYDLWIKEIEPLLISK, encoded by the coding sequence ATGCGCCTAGCACTCACCCTATCTCTAATTTTTGTGACCATAAATTTGTGGGCACAAGACCCAAAGCGTTTCGCAGAAGAGGTAAGTCAGTTTGCTGGTACAGAAGATAATTACCCATCAAAAAATAGAATCTTATTTACAGGAAGTTCGAGTATTCGCCTTTGGGTAGATTTTAAGAGTTACTTCCCCAACCACAATGTCATTAATACCGGTTTTGGCGGTTCTGAAACAAGTGACTTGATTGTTTACAAGGATCAACTCATTTCGAACTTTAAACCTAAGCAAGTATTTATCTACGAGGGTGACAATGACATCAATTCGGGTGAAGACCCTTTGTTTGTGCTTGCCGAACTATCGGCTCTGGTGATTGACCTAATCAAAAAAGAGAAGATAGAGAATATTGTGCTTATCTCCGCAAAACCGAGCATAGCCCGCTGGGAGTTAAGAGAATCTTATAAAAAATTCAATACCGGACTATCCCGTTTAGCTGAACTCTCAGATAATATTTCTTATGTTGATGTATGGAGTCCAATGCTCAAAGAAGATGGTTCTTTGAAGAAAGATATCTTTATCGAGGATGGTCTTCATATGAATAAAAAAGGCTACGATCTCTGGATTAAAGAGATAGAACCATTGCTCATTAGCAAATAG
- a CDS encoding DUF1036 domain-containing protein: MKPLAVYALFMGTAMTAFFSSLHEGRPSYYAQLEPIELGSPVKLSGVVELPTELPAFEEAPSRKSYNIFFENKTSSPMKVAIRYKSIDGGWQTDGLTTLPPGERKLMGQSDEKVYYYHVADKSRSKKKSATDGYKFPIKTKSRKKVAFQKKEIWECYNKEVCNALAVFR, translated from the coding sequence ATGAAACCATTAGCAGTATATGCACTGTTTATGGGCACGGCTATGACGGCCTTTTTCTCTTCATTGCATGAAGGAAGGCCATCATACTATGCTCAACTGGAACCGATAGAACTCGGATCTCCAGTAAAGCTTTCGGGAGTCGTCGAACTTCCTACAGAGCTACCGGCCTTCGAGGAAGCGCCCAGTCGCAAATCTTACAACATATTTTTCGAGAATAAGACCAGCAGCCCAATGAAGGTGGCTATTCGCTACAAATCAATTGACGGCGGGTGGCAAACTGATGGCTTGACTACTCTTCCCCCAGGCGAAAGAAAGCTAATGGGTCAGTCAGATGAAAAGGTCTACTACTATCATGTCGCGGACAAGTCGAGATCTAAAAAGAAATCGGCAACAGATGGGTACAAGTTTCCGATTAAGACTAAGTCGCGTAAAAAAGTCGCTTTTCAGAAAAAAGAAATTTGGGAGTGTTACAACAAGGAAGTGTGCAATGCACTTGCCGTGTTTAGGTAA
- the eno gene encoding phosphopyruvate hydratase → MSLIESIHARQILDSRGNPTVEVDVITDSGVLGRAAVPSGASTGAHEAVELRDGGDLYLGKGVTQAVENVNDVIAAELIGFSVFEQNLIDKIMIEVDGTENKSKLGANAILGVSLAVAKAAAAELGLPLYRYVGGVSANTLPVPMMNIINGGSHADNSIDFQEFMIMPVGAESFSQAIRMGAEIFHHLKKVLSSRGLATNVGDEGGFAPNLGSDDEALQVISEAVENAGYKVGDDIVYALDVASSEFYLEDENVYYFKDSTGKKLSPVEMADYLADLSERYPIISIEDGMFEDDWEGWKALTSKIGDKVQLVGDDLFVTNVTRLQRGIDNDIANSILIKVNQIGTLTETIAAVSLANRNGYTAVMSHRSGETEDNTIADLAVALNTGQIKTGSASRSDRMAKYNQLIRIEEELGEVAKFPGKDFRKAY, encoded by the coding sequence ATGAGTTTAATAGAAAGCATTCATGCAAGACAAATCCTGGACTCTAGGGGGAATCCTACGGTAGAAGTAGATGTAATTACCGATAGTGGTGTTTTGGGAAGAGCAGCAGTGCCGTCTGGAGCTTCAACTGGAGCGCATGAAGCTGTCGAACTACGCGATGGAGGAGACTTGTACCTTGGGAAAGGTGTAACCCAAGCAGTAGAAAATGTAAATGATGTGATAGCAGCCGAGTTGATTGGTTTCTCAGTTTTCGAGCAGAATCTGATTGACAAGATCATGATTGAGGTTGACGGAACAGAAAATAAAAGCAAATTAGGGGCTAATGCTATCCTTGGAGTTTCTTTGGCAGTAGCTAAGGCTGCCGCGGCAGAGCTAGGACTGCCTTTATATAGGTATGTTGGTGGCGTGAGCGCGAATACACTTCCCGTACCAATGATGAACATCATTAACGGTGGTTCGCATGCCGATAACTCTATCGACTTTCAGGAATTTATGATTATGCCTGTAGGTGCGGAGAGTTTCTCTCAGGCAATCCGAATGGGAGCAGAGATATTCCATCACTTAAAGAAAGTTCTTTCTTCTAGAGGTCTTGCGACAAACGTAGGAGATGAAGGTGGTTTTGCACCGAATCTTGGTTCCGACGACGAAGCATTACAGGTGATATCAGAAGCTGTGGAAAATGCAGGGTATAAAGTAGGAGATGATATTGTTTACGCCTTAGATGTGGCTTCTTCTGAGTTCTATTTGGAAGATGAAAACGTATACTATTTCAAAGATTCAACAGGTAAAAAACTTTCTCCAGTTGAAATGGCTGACTACCTAGCCGATCTAAGCGAACGCTACCCGATTATTTCTATTGAAGATGGTATGTTCGAGGACGATTGGGAAGGTTGGAAAGCACTAACCTCTAAAATTGGCGATAAAGTACAGTTGGTAGGAGATGATTTATTTGTGACCAATGTAACGCGCCTTCAGCGAGGTATTGATAATGACATTGCCAACTCGATCTTAATTAAAGTAAATCAGATTGGTACGCTAACAGAGACAATTGCAGCCGTTAGCTTAGCCAATAGAAATGGCTATACCGCAGTGATGTCACACCGATCAGGTGAAACAGAAGATAATACAATCGCAGATTTAGCAGTTGCTTTGAATACAGGGCAGATAAAAACAGGCTCTGCCTCCCGTTCTGACCGAATGGCAAAATATAACCAGCTAATCAGAATTGAAGAGGAGTTAGGCGAAGTAGCCAAATTCCCAGGTAAAGATTTCAGAAAGGCTTACTAG
- the nudK gene encoding GDP-mannose pyrophosphatase NudK, translating to MNDRIKIIDKEVLSDNWYTLNKVTFEYTKNDGSVQRQEREAYDRGNGATILLYNKEKGTVVLTKQFRMPTYLNGNKDGFLIEACAGLLEEDNAEDCIRKETEEETGYRIKNVQKVFESYMSPGSVTEILYFFVAEYEDVMKVNDGGGTDEEEDIQVLELSFKEALRMTSNGEIKDAKTIMLLQYAQINSLLA from the coding sequence ATGAACGACCGGATCAAAATAATAGATAAAGAGGTACTATCCGATAATTGGTATACACTGAACAAAGTAACTTTTGAGTACACCAAAAACGATGGTTCTGTTCAAAGGCAAGAACGTGAAGCATACGATCGGGGAAATGGAGCCACTATTCTACTTTACAACAAAGAAAAAGGTACAGTGGTACTTACGAAGCAATTCAGAATGCCTACTTATTTGAATGGAAATAAAGACGGCTTTTTAATTGAAGCTTGTGCCGGTTTATTAGAGGAGGATAATGCTGAAGATTGCATACGCAAAGAAACGGAAGAAGAAACGGGTTATAGAATCAAAAATGTTCAAAAAGTCTTTGAAAGCTATATGTCACCCGGATCAGTCACTGAGATTCTTTACTTCTTTGTGGCCGAGTATGAAGACGTTATGAAAGTTAATGATGGTGGCGGTACTGACGAAGAGGAAGACATTCAAGTATTAGAGCTTTCATTCAAAGAAGCACTGCGCATGACCAGCAATGGAGAAATTAAGGATGCTAAGACTATAATGTTGCTCCAATACGCTCAAATAAATTCTTTGCTCGCATAA
- a CDS encoding acyl-CoA carboxylase subunit beta, whose translation MADQNNQQSEVHLLSKDEKFKLLESKNQEALLGGGEKRIAAQHKRGKLTARERITLLVDDGSFEEIGKFVEHRATDFGLDKEVYLGDGVVTGYGTVNGRLIYLYSQDFTVFGGSLSETHAEKICKIMDLATKNGAPLIGLNDSGGARIQEGVVSLGGYADIFYRNTRASGVIPQISAIMGPCAGGAVYSPAITDFIFMVENTSYMFVTGPSVVKTVTQEDVTAEELGGASTHSSKSGVTHFSSANEVQCLNDIKRLLNYIPQNCEEDSPVYAYDEQDEIRPKLTDIIPENPNQPYDMHEVVEHLVDEDSFFEVHKNYAENIIVGFAKLGGRSIGIVGNQPASLAGVLDIDASVKGARFVRFCDSFNIPLLVLEDVPGFLPGTDQEWRGIITNGAKLLYAFAEATVPRITVITRKAYGGAYDVMNSKHIGADMNYAWPMAEIAVMGAKGAAEIIFKREIAAADDPEAKLQEKVDEYTAKFANPYRAARRGYVDEVISPDTTRLKLIRAFKMLENKVDSLPKKKHGNIPL comes from the coding sequence ATGGCGGATCAGAATAATCAGCAATCTGAAGTGCATCTTCTTTCTAAAGATGAAAAGTTTAAACTTCTAGAATCTAAAAATCAAGAAGCCCTACTAGGAGGGGGTGAAAAAAGGATTGCAGCACAGCATAAACGAGGCAAATTAACGGCCAGAGAGAGGATCACACTCCTAGTGGACGATGGATCGTTTGAAGAGATTGGTAAATTTGTGGAACACCGTGCTACTGATTTCGGGCTAGATAAAGAGGTCTACCTAGGAGATGGTGTGGTTACAGGTTATGGAACCGTTAATGGTAGATTGATTTACCTATACTCACAAGACTTTACCGTATTTGGCGGGTCTCTTTCAGAAACGCATGCGGAGAAAATATGTAAGATCATGGATTTGGCCACCAAGAATGGTGCACCATTGATTGGACTGAACGATTCTGGAGGCGCTAGAATTCAGGAAGGAGTAGTTTCGCTAGGTGGTTATGCCGATATTTTTTATCGAAATACGCGAGCATCTGGAGTTATTCCACAAATATCTGCCATCATGGGTCCTTGCGCAGGTGGGGCTGTATATTCTCCAGCCATTACAGACTTTATCTTTATGGTGGAAAACACATCGTATATGTTTGTAACAGGTCCGAGTGTGGTGAAGACAGTTACGCAAGAGGATGTAACAGCAGAAGAGCTTGGTGGAGCCAGCACGCATAGTAGTAAAAGCGGCGTAACTCACTTTTCATCGGCTAACGAAGTTCAATGTCTCAACGATATTAAAAGGCTTCTAAATTACATTCCGCAGAACTGCGAAGAAGATTCACCAGTTTATGCCTATGACGAACAAGATGAGATCAGACCAAAACTTACGGATATTATCCCGGAAAACCCTAACCAGCCTTATGATATGCACGAAGTAGTGGAGCATTTGGTTGATGAAGATTCGTTCTTTGAGGTGCACAAGAATTACGCTGAAAATATTATTGTCGGGTTTGCAAAATTGGGAGGCAGAAGTATTGGTATTGTAGGAAATCAGCCTGCTTCATTGGCAGGAGTATTAGATATAGATGCTAGTGTAAAAGGTGCTCGTTTTGTAAGATTCTGCGATAGTTTCAACATTCCTTTGTTAGTGCTAGAAGATGTCCCAGGTTTCTTGCCTGGAACCGATCAAGAATGGAGAGGTATTATTACCAATGGCGCTAAACTTTTGTATGCTTTTGCCGAGGCGACAGTCCCAAGAATCACTGTAATTACACGTAAGGCCTATGGCGGAGCTTATGATGTAATGAACTCCAAGCACATTGGGGCGGATATGAATTATGCTTGGCCGATGGCAGAAATTGCCGTAATGGGAGCTAAAGGTGCTGCTGAAATTATTTTCAAAAGAGAGATAGCCGCTGCTGATGATCCTGAAGCTAAACTACAGGAGAAAGTGGATGAATATACTGCCAAGTTTGCCAACCCTTATAGAGCTGCAAGACGTGGTTATGTAGATGAAGTAATAAGCCCAGATACGACAAGATTAAAGTTAATAAGAGCGTTTAAAATGCTGGAAAATAAGGTTGATTCATTACCGAAGAAAAAGCACGGAAACATACCACTTTAA
- a CDS encoding helical backbone metal receptor, whose product MPRVNDQMGREVNIPENPQKIISLVPSQTELLYDLGLGDRVVGITKFCIHPSHWRKEKQIVGGTKQYRFESIAAFAPDLIIGNKEENDKVGIEKLAKDFPVWMSDIATLADAIAMIQEVGNIVGEQSKANLLSHEILDGFSKLPRGLSEQKALYLIWKKPYMVAGNGTFINEMMKYAGFENVVEEERYPTLELADFKTLNPDVVLLSSEPYPFKTKDIAEIQAVLPNARIDLVDGEMFSWYGSRLKKSPDYFESLK is encoded by the coding sequence ATGCCGAGGGTAAATGATCAGATGGGGAGGGAGGTAAACATACCAGAAAACCCTCAAAAGATCATTTCTTTAGTCCCCTCCCAAACCGAGTTGCTCTACGACCTTGGTTTAGGTGATCGGGTTGTTGGAATTACTAAATTCTGCATCCATCCGTCACATTGGCGAAAGGAAAAACAGATTGTTGGTGGAACAAAGCAATATAGATTTGAATCAATAGCGGCATTTGCTCCAGACTTGATTATCGGTAATAAAGAAGAGAACGATAAAGTAGGGATAGAAAAACTTGCTAAAGATTTTCCTGTTTGGATGAGTGATATAGCTACACTTGCTGATGCTATAGCGATGATTCAGGAGGTAGGAAATATTGTTGGAGAACAGTCTAAAGCCAATTTATTGAGTCACGAGATTTTAGATGGCTTCAGTAAATTACCGAGAGGATTAAGTGAGCAAAAAGCTCTTTATCTGATTTGGAAGAAACCTTATATGGTGGCTGGAAATGGAACTTTCATCAATGAAATGATGAAGTACGCCGGTTTTGAGAACGTTGTAGAGGAGGAGCGTTACCCCACGCTTGAGCTGGCAGACTTTAAAACGCTGAATCCTGACGTTGTTCTGCTTTCCTCAGAACCATATCCTTTCAAGACAAAAGATATTGCTGAGATTCAGGCTGTATTGCCAAATGCTAGAATTGATCTGGTGGATGGGGAAATGTTCAGTTGGTACGGCAGCCGATTGAAGAAATCACCGGATTATTTTGAAAGTTTAAAATAG
- a CDS encoding Ppx/GppA phosphatase family protein: protein MRKAVIDLGTNTFHLFIVEFLNGKMNTLYKEKIAVKIGQNGISKGKIAPDATKRAIHALSIFKTVIDQFEVKDVRGVATSAIRNAKNGQKLLDEIFDETGIRINIISGDREAELIFGGVKAALDMRIDNQLVMDIGGGSVEFIIGNKDSILWKQSFEIGAQRLLDKFHTEDPMPPQRIEDLFAWLNPQLESLTSAISQFNPTGLIGCSGTFDTIYDIFLSETGSKKDAHATAFDLPIKAYHDIHRELLIKDRQERLLIPGMVTMRVDMIVVASCLISFVQEHLEINEIKVCAYALKEGLLFSEDTAKNVTETI, encoded by the coding sequence ATGCGCAAAGCAGTAATAGATCTCGGTACGAATACATTTCATTTGTTCATTGTAGAATTTCTCAATGGCAAAATGAATACGCTCTACAAAGAGAAAATTGCTGTGAAAATTGGCCAAAATGGTATTAGCAAAGGTAAAATAGCCCCTGACGCAACCAAAAGAGCTATTCATGCATTATCCATCTTTAAAACTGTAATTGATCAGTTTGAAGTTAAGGATGTAAGAGGTGTGGCAACTAGTGCAATCAGAAATGCGAAGAATGGTCAAAAGTTGCTCGATGAAATATTTGACGAAACCGGAATACGTATCAATATTATTTCTGGTGATCGTGAAGCCGAACTAATTTTCGGTGGAGTTAAAGCTGCTTTAGATATGCGGATCGATAACCAATTGGTGATGGATATAGGCGGGGGTAGCGTAGAGTTCATCATCGGAAATAAGGATAGTATTCTTTGGAAACAAAGTTTTGAAATTGGCGCTCAGCGATTGCTGGATAAGTTTCACACGGAAGACCCAATGCCTCCTCAAAGAATTGAAGACTTATTCGCTTGGCTTAACCCTCAATTAGAGTCATTAACCTCTGCAATAAGTCAGTTTAATCCTACGGGGTTGATTGGTTGCTCAGGAACTTTCGATACGATCTATGATATTTTCTTGAGTGAAACCGGCTCTAAAAAAGACGCGCATGCGACAGCTTTTGACCTACCCATCAAGGCTTATCATGACATACATAGGGAACTCTTGATCAAGGATAGACAGGAGAGATTATTGATTCCAGGCATGGTGACGATGCGTGTTGATATGATTGTAGTAGCTAGCTGCTTGATTTCTTTTGTGCAGGAACATCTTGAGATAAACGAAATCAAAGTTTGTGCTTATGCTTTGAAAGAAGGTCTACTATTTTCGGAAGACACCGCAAAAAACGTAACAGAGACGATTTAA